TCGTGACCAGTTCTTCGAAGCTGTTGTGCGGCCGCTAAACCAGCAGGGCCTGATCCAATCACAGCAACTTTTTTCCCTGTGAGCTTTTTCGGTGGTTGAGGTTTGATCCAGCCTTCTTGCCATCCACGATCAGCGATATGTTTTTCAATCTGCTCGATGGTAACAGAATTTTTTTTACGATGTCGTTCTTCTTCATCAAGCGTGTAATACGCATTAAGAACACAAGATTCTTCACAAGGTGCTGGACAGATACGGCCAGTAAATTCTGGAAAATTATTGGTGCTGTGAAGGGTATCTAGAGCTTCCCTCCAATGGCCACGATAAACGAGGTCATTCCAATCAGGAATTTGATTACCCAGAGGGCAACTGTTGTGGCAGAAAGGGATGCCGCAGTCCATACAGCGAGAGGCTTGCACTTTAATTTCCGACTCGGAGTAGTGCACATCATATTCACGAAAATCCTGAATTCTCTCAGCAATTGGACGCCTTGGAACGTCTTGTTTGGAGTGCTCTAAAAATCCTGTATCATTACCCATCTATTCTCTCCGTCAGGCAGCCTGTGAATTCATTTGTTCCAGAACCAGTCTATATTCTGTAGGCATCACTCGGACAAATTTTTGAAGTGTGTTGTCCCAGTCTTCCAACAATTTGCTGGCTCGCTCACTTTGAGTATAATGCAGATGCCGTTGAATCATTTCCTTGACCCATTTGGCCTCATCCACCTGACTTAAAGGGCCAAGTTCAACCATACCCTGGTTGCAACACTGCGTAAAATAACCTTTTTCATCAAAAACGTAAGCGATGCCTCCACTCATCCCTGCAGCGAAGTTTCGTCCTGTGTGACCAAGAACGATCACACGACCTCCTGTCATGTACTCGCATCCGTGATCTCCCACTCCCTCCACAATAGCGGTTGCACCACTATTGCGGACACCAAAGCGTTCTCCAGCTATCCCAGAGAAGAAAGCTTCACCGCCGGTGGCTCCATATAAAACAGTGTTGCCAATGAGAATGTTTTCATCCGCCTTCAATGTGGAGCTTTTGGGAGGATATACTATCAGCTTTCCTCCACTAAGCCCTTTACCCGTGTAGTCGTTGGCATCACCTTCCAACTCAAGTGTAACCCCACGCGCCAAGAACGTCCCAAAACTTTGTCCTGCTGAGCCGGTCAGCTGACAATGAATTGTGTGGTCAGGTAAACCCTCAGCTCCGTGGGATAAAGCAATTTCTCCACTGAGCATTGTACCAATCGCTCGATGGATATTCTTCACGGGCATTTCAATTTTGACGGGCTTGCGCTGTTCGATTGCTTCCTTGGCTAGGGCAATCAATTCATGGTCAATCTGTTCTTTTAGCCCATGATCTTGCTCCTGTGTGCAGTAGCGAGTGTCCCCTTCGCCAACTGGGATTTGTTTCAGCAGATTTGAAAGATCTACATGCTTGGCTTTCCAATGGGTGATATCAGAGCGTTGTTCCAAGCAATCTGATCTCCC
The sequence above is drawn from the SAR324 cluster bacterium genome and encodes:
- a CDS encoding glutamate synthase-related protein → PKARITVKLVSEAGVGTIAAGVAKTHADLIVIAGHDGGTGASPLTSIKYAGVPWELGLSEAHQTLLLNRLRGRVRLQTDGQLKTGRDVAIAAMLGAEEFGFSTAPLITIGCVMMRKCHLNTCPVGIATQDPELRKKFVGQPEHVINFFFMVAEEVREIMAMCGFRSFSEMVGRSDCLEQRSDITHWKAKHVDLSNLLKQIPVGEGDTRYCTQEQDHGLKEQIDHELIALAKEAIEQRKPVKIEMPVKNIHRAIGTMLSGEIALSHGAEGLPDHTIHCQLTGSAGQSFGTFLARGVTLELEGDANDYTGKGLSGGKLIVYPPKSSTLKADENILIGNTVLYGATGGEAFFSGIAGERFGVRNSGATAIVEGVGDHGCEYMTGGRVIVLGHTGRNFAAGMSGGIAYVFDEKGYFTQCCNQGMVELGPLSQVDEAKWVKEMIQRHLHYTQSERASKLLEDWDNTLQKFVRVMPTEYRLVLEQMNSQAA